A genomic segment from Actinomycetes bacterium encodes:
- a CDS encoding RNA polymerase sigma factor region1.1 domain-containing protein yields MPSDSPLSQISQVQDMVARGKERGFITTEEVIEALAPVDLSAEQIDNVYQVLADENIEVVEMVDELDASGRPAAVPARLRQCRRGPG; encoded by the coding sequence ATGCCAAGCGACAGTCCCTTGTCCCAGATTTCACAGGTGCAGGACATGGTTGCGCGAGGCAAGGAGCGCGGCTTTATCACCACCGAAGAGGTGATCGAGGCGCTGGCTCCCGTCGACCTGTCGGCTGAGCAGATCGACAACGTCTACCAGGTCCTCGCCGACGAGAACATCGAGGTCGTCGAGATGGTCGACGAGCTCGACGCCAGCGGTCGGCCCGCAGCCGTACCAGCACGGCTGCGGCAGTGCCGGCGAGGTCCAGGGTGA